In Microbacterium soli, a single window of DNA contains:
- a CDS encoding alpha/beta fold hydrolase — protein sequence MQSLTVEEHTLTVPLVWDDPADTRTIDVFAAVVSREGGTNLPYLLFLQGGPGHEAPRAFQSPTSPTWLDTALRDHRVVMLDQRGTGRSTPIGDRDLDRGSDAVAERLTHLRADSIVRDAEALREHLGAATWNVLGQSFGGFTTLAYLSTDAASLDRVYLTGGLSTIERTPDEVYALCYSKMRDASERYYRRFPEHRDRMRRLVDLAASGGIVLPDGEVVSPSRLRSVGSALGTNDGWQTVWSLLELDPDSNAFRHDLADAMPFGGRNPLYFAFHESSYASGHATRWSAERVEPADFAQDTSLFTGEHVRREWMETVPALRPWRDVTLTLAEHPWPKIYDRAALEASDARGAAAVYVNDVYVPLEFSLETARLLPGVTPWVTSEYEHNGLRAGPVLGRLVDLAHGRLVR from the coding sequence ATGCAGTCCCTCACCGTCGAGGAGCACACGCTCACGGTGCCGCTGGTGTGGGACGATCCCGCCGACACCCGCACGATCGACGTGTTCGCCGCTGTCGTCTCCCGCGAGGGTGGAACGAACCTGCCGTACCTGCTGTTCCTGCAGGGTGGACCGGGGCATGAGGCGCCGCGTGCGTTCCAGAGCCCGACCTCGCCGACATGGCTGGACACCGCCCTGCGCGACCACCGGGTCGTGATGCTCGACCAGCGCGGCACCGGTCGCTCCACGCCCATCGGCGATCGCGATCTGGACCGGGGATCGGATGCCGTCGCCGAGCGCCTCACGCATCTGCGCGCCGACTCGATCGTGCGTGATGCGGAAGCGCTGCGCGAGCATCTGGGCGCTGCGACGTGGAACGTGCTCGGACAGTCCTTCGGCGGCTTCACCACGCTCGCGTATCTGTCGACGGATGCCGCGTCGCTGGACCGCGTGTACCTCACCGGTGGGCTCAGCACGATCGAGCGGACACCCGACGAAGTGTACGCGCTGTGCTATTCCAAGATGCGTGACGCCTCAGAGCGCTACTACCGACGCTTCCCCGAGCACCGTGACCGGATGCGCCGCCTGGTCGACCTCGCGGCATCCGGCGGCATCGTGCTGCCGGACGGCGAGGTCGTCTCGCCCTCTCGGCTGCGGTCGGTCGGTTCGGCGCTCGGCACGAACGACGGCTGGCAGACGGTCTGGTCGCTGCTGGAGCTGGATCCGGACTCCAACGCCTTCCGCCACGATCTCGCCGACGCCATGCCGTTCGGCGGCCGCAACCCGCTGTACTTCGCGTTCCACGAGTCCAGCTACGCCTCCGGACACGCCACTCGCTGGTCGGCCGAGCGCGTCGAGCCCGCCGACTTCGCCCAGGACACGTCGCTGTTCACCGGGGAGCATGTGCGCCGGGAGTGGATGGAGACGGTGCCGGCGCTCCGCCCGTGGCGCGATGTGACGCTGACGCTCGCCGAACACCCTTGGCCGAAGATCTACGACCGCGCCGCGCTCGAGGCATCGGATGCCCGGGGAGCCGCAGCCGTCTACGTCAATGACGTGTACGTGCCGCTGGAGTTCTCCTTGGAGACCGCTCGGCTGCTACCCGGTGTGACGCCGTGGGTGACGAGCGAGTACGAGCACAACGGCCTGCGCGCCGGACCCGTGCTGGGGCGTCTGGTCGATCTCGCGCACGGACGACTCGTGCGTTGA
- a CDS encoding gamma carbonic anhydrase family protein produces MSIAQTASVIALPGMSPSVAEDAFVADGARIVGDVALGPRSSVWYNAVLRGDSAPILLGAGSNVQDNVSVHVDSGHGVRIGERVSIGHNAVVHGCTIGDGSLIGMGAVVLSGAVIGRGCLVAGGAVVLGGTEVPDGSLVAGVPAKVRRALTDEERAGLIENAEIYLGHIGAHEAAQTL; encoded by the coding sequence ATGAGCATCGCACAGACGGCATCCGTCATCGCCCTCCCCGGCATGTCCCCCTCCGTCGCCGAGGACGCCTTCGTCGCCGACGGGGCGCGCATCGTCGGCGACGTCGCACTGGGACCGCGTTCGAGCGTCTGGTACAACGCTGTGCTGCGCGGGGACTCGGCTCCCATCCTGCTGGGCGCCGGCAGCAATGTGCAGGACAACGTGTCCGTGCACGTCGACAGCGGGCACGGCGTGCGAATCGGCGAGCGCGTCTCGATCGGGCACAATGCGGTCGTGCACGGCTGCACCATCGGCGACGGATCCCTCATCGGGATGGGTGCCGTCGTGCTCAGCGGTGCGGTGATCGGCCGGGGTTGTCTCGTGGCCGGGGGCGCTGTCGTGCTGGGAGGTACCGAGGTTCCGGACGGGTCGCTGGTGGCGGGCGTGCCCGCCAAGGTGCGTCGGGCGCTGACGGACGAGGAGCGGGCGGGCCTCATCGAGAACGCCGAGATCTACCTCGGGCACATCGGTGCGCACGAGGCCGCGCAGACGCTCTGA
- a CDS encoding DNA starvation/stationary phase protection protein, translated as MSKAQTVPATAVDPTVAAATAQFLSPVVLGLEALTVNGKQAHWHVRGANFVGVHELLDTIVAHAADFADAAAERIVALGLPVDSRIDTIADKVGATAVPAGFAQSDELVRAVISDLDAIIADVKAAVEGLDAVDLTSQDVAIEIQRGLEKDRWFLVSHIAA; from the coding sequence ATGAGCAAGGCACAGACCGTTCCCGCCACCGCCGTCGACCCGACCGTCGCCGCCGCGACGGCGCAGTTCCTCTCCCCCGTCGTCCTGGGGCTGGAGGCCCTCACCGTGAACGGCAAGCAGGCGCACTGGCACGTGCGCGGTGCGAACTTCGTGGGCGTGCACGAGTTGCTGGACACGATCGTCGCGCATGCCGCCGACTTCGCAGACGCCGCCGCAGAGCGCATCGTCGCTCTCGGACTGCCCGTCGACTCCCGTATCGACACCATCGCGGACAAGGTCGGCGCCACCGCCGTCCCCGCCGGCTTCGCGCAGTCCGACGAGCTCGTCCGCGCCGTCATCTCCGACCTTGACGCAATCATCGCGGATGTGAAGGCCGCCGTCGAGGGCCTCGACGCCGTCGACCTGACCAGTCAGGACGTCGCGATCGAGATCCAGCGTGGTCTCGAGAAGGACCGCTGGTTCCTCGTCTCGCACATCGCCGCCTGA
- a CDS encoding amidohydrolase has product MTGDLLIRTVRVAGPGRELLPTADPIDILIIGGRIADIAPAGVMRTTVEALDGDGPWVSPGLWDHHVHTVQWALHAQRVPLGGAASAAEAVRMMADVAPLPDGRVIGAGFRDGLWPDRPTRALLDSTTGERPAYLINADVHSAWLNSAALRREGFDGADDDGMLREEDAFEISRRLNAADTSTADAAVRAAARRAAARGITGLVDFDMSWNADAWRRRADAGFDTHRVEFAIYPDGLQRAVDEGLRSGAELPGTAGLVHVGPLKLITDGSLGTRTAACTQAYAADPGNFGVLTIEQPRLRELLLRAAAAGIDAAVHAIGDRAVASALDAFALTGARGTVEHAQLVRHADLARFARLGIAASVQPVHAVDDRDLADDLWRHQPAIAYPLATLLGAGIAVRFGSDAPVARLDPWEAISAAVHRSDDRREPWHPEERISVDAALRASSRHGSASVAVGAVADLVLCGASPHTADPDTLRRMPVVATVLGGRITHVGG; this is encoded by the coding sequence ATGACGGGGGACCTGCTGATCCGGACGGTGCGGGTCGCGGGGCCGGGCCGGGAGCTGCTGCCCACGGCGGACCCCATCGACATCCTGATCATCGGTGGGCGGATCGCCGACATCGCCCCCGCGGGCGTGATGCGAACGACGGTCGAGGCCCTCGATGGCGACGGCCCTTGGGTGAGCCCCGGGCTGTGGGACCACCATGTGCACACCGTGCAGTGGGCGCTGCACGCGCAGCGGGTGCCGCTCGGCGGCGCCGCGAGCGCCGCCGAGGCGGTGCGGATGATGGCGGACGTCGCGCCGCTGCCGGACGGTCGCGTCATCGGAGCAGGGTTCCGCGACGGCCTGTGGCCGGATCGGCCCACCCGGGCTCTGCTGGACTCCACCACCGGCGAACGGCCCGCCTACCTCATCAACGCCGATGTGCACAGCGCGTGGCTGAACTCCGCGGCGCTGCGCAGGGAGGGCTTCGACGGGGCTGACGACGACGGCATGCTGCGGGAGGAGGACGCCTTCGAGATCTCCCGGCGTCTGAACGCCGCCGACACGTCCACGGCCGACGCCGCGGTGCGCGCCGCCGCACGGCGCGCCGCGGCGCGCGGCATCACGGGCCTGGTCGACTTCGACATGTCGTGGAACGCCGACGCCTGGCGGCGCCGAGCGGATGCCGGGTTCGATACCCACCGGGTGGAGTTCGCGATCTATCCGGACGGGCTGCAGCGCGCCGTCGACGAGGGTCTGCGCAGCGGCGCCGAGCTGCCCGGCACAGCGGGCCTCGTGCATGTCGGACCGCTCAAGCTCATCACCGACGGCTCGCTCGGCACGCGCACGGCCGCCTGCACGCAGGCGTACGCCGCGGACCCGGGGAACTTCGGTGTCCTGACCATCGAGCAGCCGCGGCTGCGGGAACTCCTCCTCCGCGCCGCCGCTGCGGGGATCGATGCGGCCGTGCACGCCATCGGCGATCGCGCCGTGGCATCCGCGCTGGACGCCTTCGCGCTCACAGGGGCGCGCGGGACCGTCGAGCATGCACAGCTCGTGCGGCACGCGGATCTCGCCCGCTTCGCGCGACTGGGGATCGCGGCCAGTGTGCAACCGGTGCATGCCGTGGATGACCGGGATCTGGCCGATGATCTCTGGCGGCATCAGCCGGCGATCGCCTACCCGCTGGCGACGCTGCTGGGAGCGGGCATCGCCGTGCGGTTCGGCTCTGATGCCCCCGTGGCGCGGCTGGATCCGTGGGAGGCGATCAGTGCCGCCGTGCACCGCAGCGACGACCGGCGCGAGCCCTGGCATCCGGAGGAGCGTATCTCGGTCGACGCGGCGCTGCGGGCCTCCAGCAGGCATGGCTCGGCATCCGTCGCAGTGGGCGCCGTCGCGGACCTCGTGCTGTGCGGTGCGAGCCCGCATACGGCGGACCCCGACACGCTGCGCCGGATGCCGGTCGTCGCGACCGTGCTCGGCGGGCGCATCACGCATGTCGGGGGATGA
- a CDS encoding Fpg/Nei family DNA glycosylase translates to MPEGHSVHRIARQFDRNFVGRRVSASSPQGRFAEGAAVLEGRELVQAMAVGKQMFLEFEEETWLRVHLGLYGAWDFAGEILVDPTIASANGRMGQTNQRGTELAEPILDGGGENSLTSIGAPRRARVHVRMSEQTKGLADEGAEWPPPVVGQVRLRLLTASTCADLRGPTACTLQTPDEMAATVAKLGPDPLVGDPAEGEERFVRVVLRKPTPIALLLMDQAVVSGIGNVYRAEMLFRARLNPHTPGRQLPEETARELWRDWERLLAIGVETGQMMTMDDLAPEQYRAAMANRDDRHWVYHRASLPCRVCGTEIVLEEIGARKLYWCPSCQR, encoded by the coding sequence ATGCCCGAGGGGCATTCCGTCCACCGCATCGCGCGGCAGTTCGATCGGAACTTCGTCGGGCGGCGAGTGAGCGCGTCCAGCCCGCAGGGGCGGTTCGCCGAGGGCGCCGCGGTGCTCGAGGGGCGCGAACTCGTGCAGGCGATGGCCGTCGGCAAGCAGATGTTCCTCGAGTTCGAGGAGGAGACCTGGCTGCGGGTGCATCTGGGACTGTACGGGGCGTGGGACTTCGCGGGGGAGATCCTCGTCGATCCGACGATCGCCTCCGCCAACGGCCGGATGGGGCAGACCAATCAGCGCGGCACGGAGCTGGCGGAGCCCATCCTCGACGGCGGTGGGGAGAACTCGTTGACCTCGATCGGGGCGCCCCGGAGAGCGCGCGTGCACGTGCGGATGTCGGAGCAGACCAAGGGGCTCGCCGATGAGGGCGCGGAGTGGCCGCCGCCCGTCGTCGGCCAGGTGCGCCTGAGGCTGCTGACGGCGTCGACCTGCGCGGATCTGCGGGGACCGACAGCCTGCACGCTGCAGACCCCCGACGAGATGGCGGCGACCGTGGCGAAGCTCGGTCCGGACCCGCTCGTCGGCGATCCCGCCGAGGGCGAAGAGCGATTCGTGCGGGTCGTGCTGCGCAAGCCCACTCCCATCGCGCTGCTGCTGATGGACCAGGCGGTCGTCAGCGGGATCGGGAACGTGTACCGGGCGGAGATGCTCTTCCGCGCACGGCTGAACCCGCACACACCGGGCCGACAGCTGCCCGAGGAGACGGCGCGGGAGCTGTGGCGCGACTGGGAGCGGCTGCTGGCGATCGGCGTCGAAACCGGTCAGATGATGACGATGGATGACCTCGCGCCCGAGCAGTACCGGGCCGCGATGGCCAACCGGGACGACCGGCACTGGGTGTACCATCGCGCCAGCCTGCCCTGTCGCGTGTGCGGCACGGAGATCGTGCTGGAGGAGATCGGCGCCCGCAAGCTGTACTGGTGCCCGTCCTGCCAGCGCTGA
- a CDS encoding ribose-5-phosphate isomerase: MRIHIATDHAGLDFSTRLQEHLRSAGHEVTDHGPVAYDALDDYPAFCIRAAQAVVADQAAGIEALGVVFGGSGNGEQIAANKVHGIRAALVWNTSTAQLAREHNDANVISIGARQHTFEEVTSLIDAFIATPFSGEERHVRRIAQIADFERDGTLLPDPRA, encoded by the coding sequence ATGCGCATCCATATCGCCACCGATCACGCCGGTCTCGACTTCTCCACCAGACTGCAGGAGCACCTGCGCTCCGCGGGGCACGAGGTGACCGACCACGGTCCCGTGGCGTACGACGCTCTGGACGACTACCCGGCCTTCTGCATCCGCGCAGCACAGGCCGTCGTGGCCGACCAGGCTGCCGGCATCGAGGCTCTGGGGGTCGTCTTCGGCGGCTCCGGGAACGGTGAGCAGATCGCCGCGAACAAGGTGCACGGCATCCGGGCGGCGCTGGTGTGGAACACCTCGACGGCGCAGCTCGCACGGGAGCACAACGATGCCAACGTGATCTCGATCGGTGCTCGGCAGCACACCTTCGAGGAGGTGACGTCGCTGATCGACGCGTTCATCGCGACGCCGTTCTCCGGAGAGGAGCGCCACGTGCGACGCATCGCCCAGATCGCCGATTTCGAGCGGGACGGCACGCTGCTCCCGGACCCGCGCGCCTGA
- a CDS encoding ferrochelatase, with protein MGAVTPIDTDAVPHASSAASGGDAFILEPVAYDGILLAGFGGPEGQDEVIPFLRNVTRGRGIPDERLEDVAHHYRHFGGISPINGQNRALKAALEAELAARSIDLPVYWGNRNWAPYLEDAVAEAAANDDTTLLAFATSAYSSFSSCRQYREDFARVLDGTPYDGVVTIDKIRPFYDHPGFVQTFIEGVHDAVAGFIGDGIPADAVQVLFSTHSIPTADAERSGPRDVDWGEGGAYAAQHRAVAAWVMDRVAQLLPAAASVPWELVYQSRSGPASQPWLEPDVCDVIAELSGRGRQAVVVVPVGFMSDHMEVLWDLDTEAAEAAADAGLRFVRTPTPGVSPAFVSGIVDLIQERLEGRPNEDRTRVASVGGSFDVCRPGCCENVRAGFKRAAAGIAP; from the coding sequence ATGGGGGCCGTGACCCCGATTGACACGGATGCCGTTCCACACGCCTCTTCCGCCGCATCCGGAGGTGACGCATTCATCCTCGAACCCGTCGCGTACGACGGGATCCTGCTGGCCGGATTCGGCGGGCCCGAGGGCCAGGACGAGGTCATCCCGTTCCTGCGCAACGTCACCAGGGGCAGGGGCATCCCGGATGAGAGGCTCGAGGACGTCGCGCACCATTACCGTCATTTCGGTGGGATCAGCCCCATCAACGGGCAGAACCGTGCGCTGAAGGCGGCGCTGGAGGCCGAACTCGCCGCGCGCTCCATCGACCTGCCGGTGTACTGGGGCAACCGCAACTGGGCGCCCTATCTGGAGGACGCGGTCGCGGAGGCGGCGGCCAACGACGACACGACGCTGCTGGCCTTCGCCACGAGCGCATACAGCTCGTTCTCCAGCTGCCGCCAGTATCGCGAGGACTTCGCGCGGGTGCTGGACGGCACCCCCTACGACGGCGTGGTGACCATCGACAAGATCCGCCCCTTCTACGACCATCCCGGTTTCGTGCAGACGTTCATCGAGGGCGTCCATGACGCGGTCGCCGGGTTCATCGGAGACGGGATCCCCGCCGATGCCGTGCAGGTGCTGTTCTCCACGCACAGCATCCCGACCGCCGACGCCGAGCGGTCGGGGCCGCGGGACGTCGACTGGGGCGAGGGCGGGGCGTACGCCGCGCAGCATCGGGCCGTCGCGGCGTGGGTGATGGACCGCGTCGCGCAGCTGCTGCCTGCCGCGGCCTCCGTGCCGTGGGAGCTCGTGTACCAGTCGCGGTCCGGCCCCGCGTCGCAGCCCTGGCTGGAACCGGACGTCTGCGACGTCATCGCCGAGCTTTCCGGTCGAGGTCGTCAAGCGGTGGTCGTCGTTCCGGTCGGCTTCATGAGCGACCACATGGAGGTGCTCTGGGACCTGGACACCGAGGCGGCCGAGGCCGCCGCCGACGCCGGTCTGCGGTTCGTGCGGACGCCGACCCCGGGCGTGTCGCCCGCGTTCGTGTCCGGCATCGTCGATCTCATCCAGGAGCGCCTGGAGGGGCGACCGAACGAGGACCGGACCCGGGTCGCGTCCGTGGGCGGATCGTTCGACGTCTGCCGTCCCGGATGCTGCGAGAACGTGCGGGCCGGTTTCAAGCGCGCGGCTGCCGGTATCGCCCCGTAG
- the pepN gene encoding aminopeptidase N translates to MPGENLTRHEAQERRAVIDTQSYEVSLDLTKGPEVFGSRSVVRFSAAPGGSTFIDLIAREVREISLNGEQIDPNEAFRDSRIALNGLQTENVLIVDADCLYTNTGEGLHRFVDPVDDEVYLYSQFEVPDSRRMFAVFEQPDLKATFQFTVTAPARWTVVSNSPTPEPILHDEGDTATWGFEPTPRISSYITALIAGPYESTFSELTSASGRIIPLGVYGRRSLWEHLDADYIFDKTREGFAYYESKFGVPYPFAKYDQLFVPEFNAGAMENAGAVTFTETYVFRSKVTDAVKERRVVTILHELAHMWFGDLVTMKWWNDLWLNESFAEWASTIATAEATEWSQAWTTFAAMEKTWAYRQDQLPSTHPIVAEINDLEDVQVNFDGITYAKGGSVLKQLAAWVGIDAFFAGVSQYFRKHAWGNTELGDLLTELESTSGRELSTWARKWLETAGVNTLAPVIAEDTAGTITRFAVTQTAPADYPTIRPHRLGIGFYNLDGDALVRTHHVEVDVDGDRTEIPALQGLQRPDMVLLNDKDLAYAKIRLDDRSLATAIEHLSDISDPLARSLVWGAAWDQTRDAESAASDYIDLVLGNIGRETESTTVRTTLSQLLLAASSYVAPADRTAAREKVADGLWALAQQAESGSDSQLQLVTAFANTLVTAEHAGIVGRLRSGEETLPGLEIDADLSWTLLVGLAAAGATDAAAIDAALVNDNTSKGAEFAAQARAALPDAEAKRLAWASLIDNADLPNTIVRSTALGFVHPSSVNVLGEYIEKYFDMLVPIWEGRTYQIADYLIVGLYPRSLASVELRDATRAWLSSNQEAAPALRRLVHENLADVERALAAQSRDAED, encoded by the coding sequence GTGCCAGGAGAAAACCTCACCCGTCACGAAGCGCAGGAGCGGCGCGCCGTCATCGACACGCAGTCCTACGAGGTCTCGCTCGACCTCACCAAGGGTCCGGAGGTGTTCGGCTCTCGGAGCGTCGTGCGCTTCTCCGCCGCGCCCGGGGGCTCGACCTTCATCGACCTCATCGCGCGCGAGGTGCGCGAGATCTCGCTCAACGGAGAGCAGATCGACCCGAACGAGGCCTTCCGCGACTCGCGGATCGCACTGAACGGCCTGCAGACCGAGAACGTCCTGATCGTCGACGCCGACTGCCTCTACACCAACACCGGCGAGGGCCTGCACCGTTTCGTCGACCCCGTGGACGACGAGGTCTACCTGTACTCGCAGTTCGAGGTTCCGGACTCGCGCCGCATGTTCGCCGTGTTCGAGCAGCCGGACCTGAAGGCCACGTTCCAGTTCACCGTCACGGCACCCGCGCGGTGGACGGTCGTGTCGAACTCGCCGACGCCCGAGCCGATCCTGCACGACGAGGGCGACACCGCCACGTGGGGGTTCGAGCCCACTCCGCGCATCTCCTCGTACATCACCGCGCTGATCGCCGGCCCGTACGAGTCGACGTTCTCCGAGCTCACGAGCGCCTCCGGACGGATCATCCCGCTCGGCGTCTACGGCCGCAGGAGTCTGTGGGAGCACCTGGACGCCGACTACATCTTCGACAAGACGCGCGAGGGATTCGCATACTACGAATCGAAGTTCGGCGTGCCCTACCCGTTCGCCAAGTACGACCAGCTGTTCGTCCCGGAGTTCAACGCCGGCGCCATGGAGAACGCCGGCGCGGTCACGTTCACCGAGACCTACGTCTTCCGCAGCAAGGTGACGGACGCCGTCAAGGAGCGCCGCGTCGTCACGATCCTGCACGAGCTCGCGCACATGTGGTTCGGCGACCTGGTCACGATGAAGTGGTGGAACGACCTGTGGTTGAACGAGTCGTTCGCCGAATGGGCCTCCACGATCGCCACCGCCGAGGCCACCGAATGGTCCCAAGCGTGGACGACCTTCGCCGCCATGGAGAAGACCTGGGCGTACCGTCAGGATCAGCTGCCCTCCACCCATCCCATCGTCGCCGAGATCAACGACCTCGAGGACGTGCAGGTCAACTTCGACGGCATCACGTACGCCAAGGGCGGCTCGGTGCTCAAACAGCTCGCCGCGTGGGTGGGCATCGATGCGTTCTTCGCGGGCGTCTCGCAGTACTTCCGGAAGCACGCATGGGGCAACACCGAGCTCGGCGATCTGCTCACCGAGCTCGAATCCACCAGCGGTCGCGAGCTGAGCACCTGGGCGAGGAAGTGGCTGGAGACGGCGGGCGTCAACACGCTCGCGCCCGTCATCGCCGAGGACACGGCCGGCACCATCACCCGCTTCGCCGTCACGCAGACCGCTCCTGCCGACTACCCGACGATCCGCCCGCACCGGCTGGGCATCGGGTTCTACAACCTCGACGGCGACGCGCTGGTGCGCACGCATCATGTCGAGGTCGACGTGGACGGCGATCGCACCGAGATCCCGGCTCTGCAGGGCCTGCAGCGCCCCGACATGGTGCTGCTCAACGACAAGGACCTCGCCTACGCGAAGATCCGTCTGGACGACCGATCGCTCGCCACCGCCATCGAGCATCTGTCCGACATCAGTGACCCGCTGGCGCGCTCGCTCGTGTGGGGAGCCGCCTGGGACCAGACTCGCGATGCCGAGAGCGCGGCATCCGACTACATCGATCTCGTGCTGGGCAACATCGGGCGCGAGACCGAGTCGACGACCGTGCGGACGACCCTGTCCCAGCTGCTGCTGGCGGCTTCTTCCTACGTCGCCCCCGCCGACCGCACCGCCGCCCGGGAGAAGGTCGCCGACGGCCTGTGGGCGCTCGCGCAGCAGGCCGAATCCGGCAGCGACAGTCAGCTTCAGCTCGTGACGGCCTTCGCGAACACGCTCGTCACCGCCGAGCACGCGGGTATCGTCGGGCGTCTGCGCTCCGGTGAGGAGACACTGCCGGGTCTGGAGATCGACGCCGACCTGTCCTGGACGCTGCTGGTCGGTCTCGCGGCAGCCGGCGCCACCGACGCCGCCGCGATCGATGCAGCCCTGGTGAACGACAACACCTCCAAGGGCGCGGAGTTCGCCGCGCAGGCGCGCGCCGCGCTTCCCGATGCCGAAGCGAAGCGCCTCGCCTGGGCGTCGCTGATCGACAACGCCGACCTCCCCAACACCATCGTGCGCTCCACGGCGCTCGGCTTCGTGCACCCTTCGAGCGTGAACGTGCTGGGCGAGTACATCGAGAAGTACTTCGACATGCTCGTGCCGATCTGGGAGGGCCGCACCTACCAGATCGCCGATTACCTGATCGTGGGGCTGTACCCGCGCTCGCTCGCGAGTGTGGAGCTGCGGGATGCGACGCGGGCAT